In Tenrec ecaudatus isolate mTenEca1 chromosome 4, mTenEca1.hap1, whole genome shotgun sequence, a single window of DNA contains:
- the LOC142447124 gene encoding ubiquitin-conjugating enzyme E2 C-like isoform X1 — translation MASQNRNPAAASAVAARKGAEASGGAARGSVGKRLQQELMTLLVSEDLRYKLSREFPSGYPYNAPTVKLLTPCYRPNVDTQGSICVDILKDKWSALYDVRTILLSIQSLLGEPNIDSPLNTHSAELWKNPTAFKKYLQETYSKQVSSQEP, via the exons ATGGCCTCCCAAAACCGCAACCCAGCCGCAGCCAGTGCCGTAGCCGCCCGGAAAGGAGCCGAGGCCAGCGGGGGCGCAGCCCGAGGTTCCGTGGGCAAGAGGCTACAACAGGAGCTGATGACCCTCCT tGTCTCTGAAGACCTGAGGTATAAGCTCTCCCGGGAGTTCCCCAGTGGCTACCCTTACAATGCACCCACAGTGAAGCTCCTCACCCCCTGCTACCGCCCCAACGTGGACACTCAGGGTAGCATCTGCGTGGACATCCTGAAGGACAAGTGGTCTGCCCTGTATGACGTCAGGACGATTCTCCTCTCCATCCAGAGCCTGCTGGGAGAGCCCAACATCGACAGCCCTTTGAACACACATTCTGCGGAACTCTGGAAAAACCCCACAGCCTTTAAGAAATACCTGCAGGAAACCTACTCAAAGCAAGTCTCCAGCCAAGAGCCCTGA
- the LOC142447124 gene encoding ubiquitin-conjugating enzyme E2 C-like isoform X2, giving the protein MASQNRNPAAASAVAARKGAEASGGAARGSVGKRLQQELMTLLMSGDKGISAFPESDNLFKWIGTIHGAAGPVSEDLRYKLSREFPSGYPYNAPTVKLLTPCYRPNVDTQGSICVDILKDKWSALYDVRTILLSIQSLLGEPNIDSPLNTHSAELWKNPTAFKKYLQETYSKQVSSQEP; this is encoded by the coding sequence ATGGCCTCCCAAAACCGCAACCCAGCCGCAGCCAGTGCCGTAGCCGCCCGGAAAGGAGCCGAGGCCAGCGGGGGCGCAGCCCGAGGTTCCGTGGGCAAGAGGCTACAACAGGAGCTGATGACCCTCCTGATGTCTGGCGACAAAGGAATCTCTGCCTTCCCGGAATCAGACAACCTTTTCAAGTGGATAGGGAccatccacggagcagctggtcctGTCTCTGAAGACCTGAGGTATAAGCTCTCCCGGGAGTTCCCCAGTGGCTACCCTTACAATGCACCCACAGTGAAGCTCCTCACCCCCTGCTACCGCCCCAACGTGGACACTCAGGGTAGCATCTGCGTGGACATCCTGAAGGACAAGTGGTCTGCCCTGTATGACGTCAGGACGATTCTCCTCTCCATCCAGAGCCTGCTGGGAGAGCCCAACATCGACAGCCCTTTGAACACACATTCTGCGGAACTCTGGAAAAACCCCACAGCCTTTAAGAAATACCTGCAGGAAACCTACTCAAAGCAAGTCTCCAGCCAAGAGCCCTGA